CTTAAAAAACTCGTCAGGATTAGCGATTCATAAAGATTTGACGCAGCAACAAAAGCTTGAAGAAATCCTGATGCATCAACATGTTGATGGAAAGAATCTTGAGGCAGAACAAACTTTAGAATCACTAAAAGCTCAACAAATGATTCTTGGTGGCAATACTTCAACTAATGCCAATTCCATCGACCATGCCCGCTTAGCCACATCGATGAGTGGATTGAATGCCATTGCTCTGGAAATGCAGCAACAGCGTGAGAATGCAAGTGTAAAAGATTTTCTCAACAATGGAGAACAGGAATCAAATAATTCTGGCAATCTCCCCCAAAGCCAACTCTCAAAGATTGCATCGGCGTCTGACGCCAAATCTGCAAGTGGTATGACCTTTGCGCAAGTTGAGGATTTGTTGGCAGAATCTCCGTTTGATATGTCTCAATTGACGCGCAATCTTCGGAAAGGTAGAGAAGGAGAATCCCAAGAAGTGACGTTGCGTTTGCGCCCTGATGAGTTGGGGACATTGACAATGAAAGTAAAGCAGCTTGGCGATCGCTTGCAGGTTGAGATGCAGGTTGAAAATCCTCACGTGAAACAACTTGTTGAATCAGATCTGGAACAACTTCGAAATCGTTTCCTTGATAAAGAATTTAATTTCTCTGAAATGGAGCTCACTGTGAATATTGATGCACGCTCAGACGCAGATTCACAGGCGTTTGCGAATCAGGGCCGTTACCAGGAGGATACAACGGCAGTCAGTCAAAAACAAAGATTGAACGCTGCTCAGGAGAGTGCTTCAGTAGTTCGTCCACAAACCCGCTCAGACGGCAGCTTGAACCTCTATGCTTGATGCAAAAAGGAGATTTTGATGAATATCAATGATGTCAATCAAACTATTAATGTTGCGCAGACATCCCAACGTCAACTGGCCACTAATAATTCAAAAGATGGCAAAGAACTTGGTAAGCAGGACTTTCTGAATTTGCTAATGACACAAATGTCCCATCAAGATCCGATGGATCCAATGAACACGGACAGCATGATGCAGCAGATGGCTTCACTGGGTACGGTGGAACAACTCCAAAATCTAAATGCTAAGACCGATTCGCTGCTGAATTATCAAGAACAATTGATGCGTTCAGGTTCTGCTGGTTTCTTAGGTAAGGATGTAGAGGTTCAAGCAAAAGAAATTCAACTGATGAACGGAGCATCCGCCCCAGTTTCTTATGAACTGGTTGGTGATGCAGATGAAGTTGTTATTCAAATTATGAATGACATTGGTGATGTCGTTCGTCAAATCCCCCAAGAAGCAAGAAGTCAAGGTCATCACAATGTGCTCTGGGATGGCATGGATAACGAAGGTGACCCTCTAACTGATGGCACATACTCAGTTAACGTGGTTGCCAGAACACAAGAAGGAGCATTTGTAGATACTCTGCTCTCAAAGTCAGGACAGGTTCAGGATATTCGTTTTGAAGGTGGAGGTGCACAAATCAAAGTGAACAATGAGTGGATCTCAACAGGAGATATCAAAGGATTGGGTGATAAGACAGATCGAAGATTCGCACAAGCCCAGCCGATGCCCCTGCATACAGAACTGCAACTTCGTCAAGCTTATGGCCGCTTAAGAGACCAAGAATAAATTCTTTCCCCATAGCAACTAATTAGGAGCAATTCATGGCACTACTTGGATCATTGCAAACAGGCGCCAGTGGCGTTCGAACTCACGGAAAAGCGATGGCTGTCGTTGGTAACAACATCGCAAATGTCAACACCTTTGGCTTTAAAAGAAATGAAGTTGCATTCGAAGATGTAATGGGGAATGAGTATCCTCAGGGAGCATCTTTTACTCAGGTCACTAATGGGGTAAAAATCGGTGCAGTGAAGCAAGACTTCACTCAAGGCACCTTTGAAAATACAAGTTCACATACGGACATGGCAATTGGTGGAAATGGGTTTTTCACTCTAATCAATCCTAGATCAGGCCAGGAAATTTATAGTCGAAATGGTCAATTTACTTTTGACAAAGAGGGTTTTCTTTCCACTGAACGCGGAATGCGTGTACAAGCAATTGAAGTTGATCGAAACACCAAAGAAAGCAAGGGTCTGCCTGGATCATTGAAAGTTTTAGGATTAGTGGACCCGCCTCAGGTAACAGGTAACGGAGCTGATGGCACTGGAATTCGAGTATCCGCAAATTTGGATTCAAATGCAGTAATCAAAGATGTCCCTTTTGATCCGACCAATGTCCGTGACTCGATGTACAACTTCTCGACATCAGTAACGGTCTACGATCGATACGGAGACCCACATACAGCCACGGCAGCCTTCAGAAAACGCCCTGACTTGCCAGAGCAAATCGATCCAGCAACTGGTCAGCCAATTCCTGGAACAGGTGTGATTAATCAGTGGGAGTACTATCTAATGTTTGATGGTGGTTCGATCGGGCAGATGCCAGGGAATCAAATTGCAGTTGGTGGAGGCTTTCTGCAGTTTACTGAAGATGGAAAGTTGATCGCTGCAACTAGTGGCAGCTTTGAAGCTCAACCTGGAGGAGTCGATGCTCAAGGGAATCCTCTTCCATCAGGCCCCCCTAGATTAGTTCCCCAGCCTGTTGACCCGGAGACTGGAGTTCCTCAATTCGCAGTACCGTTCAATGGTGAAACTCCTGTTGTGATTGGTGTTCACTTAGGTGATGGTTACAACCCTGATGATCCCACAGATCCTAGAACTGGGCTCGATGGCTTAACTCAATTTGCAGGTCAATACTCAGTTAGCAAAGCCAACGCAGATGGTAATCCTTCTGGACAACTTGAAAATATCTTTGTGGAACCAGATGGCACAGTTAATGGAGTATTTGATACAGGTTACAGCAGGCCGGTAGGCAGACTGATCCTGACAAAGTTTGACAATCCCGGCAAGCTGATGCAGATTGGTGATAATATGCTTCAGGAATCTCTTGGAGCAGGTAAGAAAGTTGCGGGTGAACCGGGCACACCAGGATTCGGAGAGGTGCGTAGCAAGAGTCTTGAGCAATCCAACGTGGATCTGTCTCTAGAATTTGTGAAAATGATCGAATCGCAAAGAGCTTTCCAAGCGAATGCGAAGACCGTCACCGCAACTGATGAAATGATCACGGACCTGGTGAATATGAAGAGATAATTCTTGAAGCCTCTGTAGGGGCCATCAACACATTTTTGCAGCCATGTTGAAACTTTCCATGGAATTTAATCTCCTGAGAAAGCCATTATTAGTGGCTACTATTCTAATTGGGCTGCAAACCGGAGTCATGGGACAGACAACGGAAGCCCAAAATCAGGTAGATCAATTTTCCGCTGTAAGCATGGAAGCACAACGGTTAATTTTCGAAATGTCACAGATTGAAGGTGACAGGGCAAAAGGCATTGCCCTTAAAAGACCAATTAGGAAAAATGTAGGGCGATTCGGTAATACGATTGAATATAAATCCCCCCGAAGAAGACCAAGTTCGTCACGCAAATTGATAATTGGACGTTCCCAGTCTTATATGTCCGCAATCCCCTAATTCATGAGGCTAATTTCGTTCAAAATGAGATTAGCCGCATTCAAATAGTCAGTCCGTCCCACAATCGGCCTTCCTACTACCAAAAGATTAGCTCCCTCTGAGACTGCCCTTGCAGGGGTCACAGTACGCTGCTGATCTCCTCTATCATCTTTGAACCCCCGAATACCCGGGCAAACTCTTAATAGAGTTCTATCCGGATCAGTTTGATCAAGCAGATGTAAGTCCTGTGGAGAACAGACAACACCAGTTATTCCAGTTTTGCTGGCTTCTCTAAAAAGCTTGAGGAGGGTTTCAGTAGGAGATCCTCCATAAATCCTTTTACATTCATCAGGAATTGAAGAAGTTAAGAGAGAAACCCCTAGAATTCCTACCCCTTTGTCAGCAATCCTTTCTAGTGTTGATCGGCCCATTGAGAGATGCACAGTTGCTAAGTCAACATTTAAACTCGAAAGCCAAACGACAGCATTTTCAACCGTGTTCGGAATATCATATAGTTTTAGGTCGACAAAGACTTTCCCAAGTTTTTTCAGTTCAGCAACCCATTCAGTTCCCACAAAAGTCAGAGAGTGACCAATTTTAAAACCCCACAACCCATTTGATTGTAAATGGGACAAGTCACTTGCCAACTGTAAAGCCTTATCCGGGGCCATGCCATCCAGTGCTACAATCAATTCACTCATAAGCGGGCTCCTGTGATTGATGAATGAAAATCTCTAGCCTCATGCAATGTGGTCAGTGAATAGACGGGTACATTTTTTACAGCTAGACCACTAGGAGAACGTCGATCAACTCCCACGATAATAGCTTCAAATTTAACATCAAAAGCCTTCAGGACTTTTTCCATTCCATTGATTTTTGTAGATGCACTCGTAATCACATCATCTACAAAGACAATAACATCTTGACTTGTAGGAACCGTACCGACAAAGCTTCCTCCGTCTCCATGCTTCTTCACCTCTTTACGATCGAATAGATAACCAACGTCTTTACCTCGAAGTTCAGCCAATTCTACGGACACAACACAAGCCAGAGGTATCCCCTTGTAAGCGCTGCCATAGATCAAATTACATTCTGGGATTTCTAGCTGAATGGCTTTCGCCAAAAATCTTGAAAGCTTTCTGAGCTTTTTTCCTGAGTTGAATGATGAGGAGTCAAAAAAAACATCTGAATTGCTTCCATCTTTCAGAGTAAAATCGCCAAATTTGAAGGCCTGACACTCAACTGCAAACTTTAAGAACTCTTGCCCTAAATTCGTCTGCAACGTATTCATAAAACTCGGTTATCCTAAGAAATGATTTGGAGAGTGAATTGTATTTAGTTGGGTAATTTTTCAATCATGCACTAAGATTGCGTTTTTCCAGTGCTTTCAGTAACTTGATTTCTTTTATCTGGGGCAGAATCGGAACTGTGCCTTGAGAATATATTCTTCTAGCTAGAGAAAAATGATGAGCCAACATCGTTTCGAAACTCTTCAATTACATGCCGGCCAAGTACCTGATCCTACAACAAAATCCCGTGCAGTCCCAATCTACCAAACTACATCTTATACTTTTGACAATGCAGAGCACGGAGCAAACCTATTTGCTTTAAAAGAATTTGGAAACATCTACACACGGATCATGAACCCTACTACAGATGTTTTCGAGAAGCGAGTAGCAGCACTAGAGGGAGGCGTTGCTGCATTAGCAACAGCATCAGGGCAATCAGCTCAATTTCTCGCTCTAACGAATATTATGGAGACTGGTGACAACATTGTCAGCACATCCTTTCTCTATGGGGGAACATATAACCAGTTCAAGGTTTCCTTCAAGCATCTTGGATTGGGTGTTCGGTTTGCCG
The window above is part of the SAR324 cluster bacterium genome. Proteins encoded here:
- a CDS encoding flagellar hook assembly protein FlgD, whose translation is MNINDVNQTINVAQTSQRQLATNNSKDGKELGKQDFLNLLMTQMSHQDPMDPMNTDSMMQQMASLGTVEQLQNLNAKTDSLLNYQEQLMRSGSAGFLGKDVEVQAKEIQLMNGASAPVSYELVGDADEVVIQIMNDIGDVVRQIPQEARSQGHHNVLWDGMDNEGDPLTDGTYSVNVVARTQEGAFVDTLLSKSGQVQDIRFEGGGAQIKVNNEWISTGDIKGLGDKTDRRFAQAQPMPLHTELQLRQAYGRLRDQE
- the pyrF gene encoding orotidine-5'-phosphate decarboxylase, coding for MSELIVALDGMAPDKALQLASDLSHLQSNGLWGFKIGHSLTFVGTEWVAELKKLGKVFVDLKLYDIPNTVENAVVWLSSLNVDLATVHLSMGRSTLERIADKGVGILGVSLLTSSIPDECKRIYGGSPTETLLKLFREASKTGITGVVCSPQDLHLLDQTDPDRTLLRVCPGIRGFKDDRGDQQRTVTPARAVSEGANLLVVGRPIVGRTDYLNAANLILNEISLMN
- the pyrE gene encoding orotate phosphoribosyltransferase, coding for MNTLQTNLGQEFLKFAVECQAFKFGDFTLKDGSNSDVFFDSSSFNSGKKLRKLSRFLAKAIQLEIPECNLIYGSAYKGIPLACVVSVELAELRGKDVGYLFDRKEVKKHGDGGSFVGTVPTSQDVIVFVDDVITSASTKINGMEKVLKAFDVKFEAIIVGVDRRSPSGLAVKNVPVYSLTTLHEARDFHSSITGARL
- a CDS encoding flagellar hook protein FlgE; its protein translation is MALLGSLQTGASGVRTHGKAMAVVGNNIANVNTFGFKRNEVAFEDVMGNEYPQGASFTQVTNGVKIGAVKQDFTQGTFENTSSHTDMAIGGNGFFTLINPRSGQEIYSRNGQFTFDKEGFLSTERGMRVQAIEVDRNTKESKGLPGSLKVLGLVDPPQVTGNGADGTGIRVSANLDSNAVIKDVPFDPTNVRDSMYNFSTSVTVYDRYGDPHTATAAFRKRPDLPEQIDPATGQPIPGTGVINQWEYYLMFDGGSIGQMPGNQIAVGGGFLQFTEDGKLIAATSGSFEAQPGGVDAQGNPLPSGPPRLVPQPVDPETGVPQFAVPFNGETPVVIGVHLGDGYNPDDPTDPRTGLDGLTQFAGQYSVSKANADGNPSGQLENIFVEPDGTVNGVFDTGYSRPVGRLILTKFDNPGKLMQIGDNMLQESLGAGKKVAGEPGTPGFGEVRSKSLEQSNVDLSLEFVKMIESQRAFQANAKTVTATDEMITDLVNMKR